AATCAAGTTGTTCAGTAATTTCTTTTCTCAATCGATAACATAGCCAATCCATTCAATATTTCTCGTGACATGGTTGATCGGAGAAAAGTTTTGATGTATTTTATCTTTGAGAAACTTCGCTCTGCACTTGTTACTGTGACCGGGACAGTCAACAAGATTTTATAAGCAATATGAGCATTTGAAAGCCGGATAAGCATTACATCCACTAAAATTTCAGTCAAAAAGCGTAGATTATAGATACCACATAAAGCCCCGAAGAAAGTAAAAAACTACAATGAAAAATTAGAAGCCCGAACAAagcaaatacaagaaaatagacTTACAGCTCCTCAAGGATCTTTCAATCGAACCTAGAGACGACGCAAAGTCGATTAAGGCTTGTCTGCAAATGAATATTGGGGAAGATTGAGGAATAAATCGATAACAGGCTAAGCAagtttttcatttaataaatacttggtTTTAGGCTATCTAATAActagtattatatataatatttttttttaaaatttttgggtcCTAAAAAAGAGATGGACATGAGTCATTGGGCCCTATATATTGTAAATGTAACTTAAAACACTTACATGTTATATGTAttatacaaattttaaaaactaaataactatatacatatattcaaaatatcgattgtaattatattatttaaaaggaaaaacaacaaaaaaatacatCAAATGAACtctaatattattaaaaatatattttaacgaagtctaaatttcaaataatcatgtatatatataaccaaatattaaattacgattttaaaaataaaataaaaatgaatatttcaaaaaaataaaaaatcaaaaaccAGTTGAACCGATTTGCCGGTTCATGACCTACCGGACCAGTTCTTCTCCGGTTTGATGGCTAAAATAGTTTGTTAGTATGTTTCGTACCAAATTCGTGACCAGTTCCGATCTAATTGACGGTCCGATcaggttttgaaaatattggcTAAATCATCACAAAAACTACTGTTTTACAAGTCAACTTGGTGAGACAAATTTTCGACCCGACTCACGAGAATATATACttttatgtcaaaagtatttttcactgcaaAAGAATCTTTTTTTGTTATGTATATTATGAATaactattttataatatatattgttttgaatgaaaaatattattttttatgtctaaattattattttcattgcgaaaatataattttttgttaattatGATCTGaacaaatattatataatatatgttgatttgaatgaaaaatgttatttttatgtcaaaaaatattaatttttattataaatataaatcgaGTCGACGTGTATCATGAAAACGTACCAAACCTACTATTAACATGAAGATCTGTTTTGTGGTTGGTAGGGATCTCAATTGTGTGTCGTACCCACAATCTTGTTTTAAAGATGAGAACTTAGTATAAGATAAAATATATGCTTAAAGTTGATTGGATGAATAAAACATCCAACAGTATGCGCTTCTACCAATTATATGGTGACTGAATCACAGTTGTCGGCACGCCATTTTAGAATCAAAGGTCAAATTATCTTTGAAACAAATTCAAATcgctttattatttaaataaaagaaaatgctttattattattattattattattattattattattattattaaattatacgTCTTATTATTTCAATGGTTATTTTAATTTCATGCCCATTTTGCACTTTAGATCAAGAATACCAACGTAGGTGCATTATTTAATCTAGATATTTGTGTTCGACTTTTACTTTCATAAAGTTAATAAATTGCTTGATCAAATTAAGTTAATGATACCTTGTATATGGACAGGATACCTGCTATATGCTTCTCATAATTATTCTATTTTCATCTTTTTCCGACGTATTATTGATGTGATAtcagtaatttttttataacgTGTGTAATGACATTTCatatgaaaatataatttaaattgtcaaaaatttaaatataaaaactatAACTGAAATTCAAAAATATTGACGATCAATcacaaaaattatttattaaatgcaACTATATATATTGAATACGATGCAAAAGCTTATTTTTTAAAGTGAGTTCTTAGTTAGCGTTTATGTAACACAATGTTGACCCTTTTCCAAATGTGGTCCTGCCAAAACCATCATGCACAAATAATGATTCTTCATGTGCTGATATCACTCCCTTAATAGTCCCTGACTCTGACCAGATGCACGCATCGCACAATGGTCCTCAGACAACCATTAGTACTCGGACTTCCTCCAGAATCCTGAACCCACCATCTTATCTTCGTGACTATCATTGCAACTTATTGCACTCGTCAGTACCAGCACGCTCCAAATGTCCCTATCCCCTAAGCGATCATGTCTCTTATGATGTTCTATCTAAGTCATATCGAAATCTAGCGCTCAATGTTTCCTCACACTTTGAGCCTCAATTCTATCATCAAGCTGTCCAATTTCCTCAATGGCGAGATGCAATGAAAGCTGAACTCGATGCCATGGAAGTCAACAACACATGGACAATGATCTCTTTACCTCCGGGTAAACACTCTATAGGATGTCGTTGGGTATACAAGATCAAATATACATCCGATGGTTCCGTGGATCGACACAAAGCACGTCTCGTTGCCAAAGGTTACACATAATAGGAGGGTGTTGATTTCTTTGAGACGTTTTCACCAGTGGCAAAGTTAACTATTGTCAAAGTACTCTTTGCACTTGCTGTCAGCCGACATTGGCACCTTGCCCAGCTCGATGTGAACAACGCATTTCTTAATAGAGATCTCTTGGAAGAAGTTTACATGGATATGCCCCTTGGCTTTACTAAACGAGTTCCCCAAGTCACTGAACCGTCCAAACTCGTATGTAAACTACATAAGTCAATTTATGGTCTCCGTCAAGCATCCCGCCAATGGTACTCTAAGTTATCTCAAGATTTACTTCAACGTGGATTTTCTCAATCTCACTCTGATAACATGTTATTCACCAAAGGGTCAGGCTCTTCTTTTGTTGCTTTACTCGTATACGTCGATGATATTCTCATTGCTGGACCATCGCAGCAAGTCATACAGTCTTTAAAAACATTCCTTCATAGTCAATTCAAGCTTAAAGACTTAGGCTCGCTTAAATGTTTTCTTGGTCTGGAAATCGTCCGCACCAAGGGATTTGTTTTTCACAGCGTCATTACACGCTGCAATTACTAGAAGATGCTGGCTTATTGTCTAGAAAACCACTCCATACACCAATGGAACCTCGCTCAAGTCTTAATACTACTGATGGTCAGCCACTTGAGGACATATCGCAATATCGTCGCCTCATCGGAAGGCTCATTTATCTCACATTGTCAAGGCCTGACATTGTATTTGCAGTACACAAAATAAGTCAGTTTGTTTCAAAGCCCCGTACACTGCATTTGCAAGCCGTTCAACATCTCTTACAATATCTCAAAGCAGCCCCCGGTCAAGGCATCTTCTTTCCAACATCTCCATCGCTTCAATTACGAGCATTTTCAGATGCTGATTGGGCTTCGTGTGCCGACAAAAGAAAGTCAGTTTCTGGATATTGCATCTTTCTTGGTGATGCCTTAGTCTCATGGAAAGCTAAAAGCAACCCACCATTTCTTGATCTTCAACCGAGGCAGAATACTGAGCATTAGCCAATACATAAAGTGAAATCATTTGGCTCCAACAACTATTACGTGATTTCGACATTGTACCTAGTGCACGAGCCACTATATTATGTGACAATCAATCGGCAATCCACATCGTTCATAATCCTATCTTTCACGAATGTACCAAGCATATAGAGGTTGACTGCCATTTCATTCGAAACAAGATATCTGATGGTTCGATCAAATTACTCCATGTGCGATCGAATCTCCAACTTGTAGACATGTTCACAAAGCCATTACCCTCCACCACAATCTCTAGTTTACTCTACAAGATGTCCGTAAAGAACATATATCGTCCATCTTGACTGGGGTATTAGATATTAGATATTATTAGTTAGAAGTAGTTAGAATACGGTTAAAAATAGATAGTTACATATAGATAAATAAGGACAGCTACTCAATTTTCTGGTTTTTGTAATCTTCTTTCTTTTCAATTCACGATTGAATGAAAAAGGCTCCATGCCTGAGCTCTTAATCTTCTTCCGCAATATGCTGATGTGGTACCAGTAAacgcatatttttttttatagcgTGTGTAGTGCCacttcaaaatatttatattaatgtgatatattgtttaaaaaaaaatttaaacccatgaaataaaatatttatgtaaatGTATATTTCATTTTCGTGCCAGAGACTTCATTAGATCATGATACTCCTCTAATGTAATTATGTttcaattattataataaatatttgactaaatatatattaaattaattttattattattattattattattattattattattattattattattattcaaataAGATTCAACGTCGTGTTACTGTTTCCAAGGCCTTTGTGGTCGTTTAAAGAAGGTGAAATCAAAATCGACTGTGCTACGTTGAGAGTGTTATTTTCAATGTATTTATTGCTATTAGAGCTGGATATCCACCTAATATTCTGGAATAAAAGTAGAATGCAAAAGAAGTCTTAACGAGCCCCTCTTAATCCAACTATTTGTtagaaatatttattaaatatcaaTCCTAATATTTGAAGTTATAACCAATGTTCTACAAATCGATAGGCAGATGGACACCCATCGCCTAACCTCTAGGCGGTGTCTAGACGGTTTTTTTTAatctaaatataaaattattctTGTTAATTTacatatttgaaaaaaaaaaaaacatttatattTTCACGTGAAGAATTCAAGATCATTTCAATGTAACCATTTTTCAAGTATATTATTGATTAATGGAGGGAAAATAAACTTCGTTCCAACTAGTTGTtagaaatatttatta
This region of Primulina eburnea isolate SZY01 chromosome 14, ASM2296580v1, whole genome shotgun sequence genomic DNA includes:
- the LOC140812444 gene encoding uncharacterized mitochondrial protein AtMg00240-like; this encodes MEPRSSLNTTDGQPLEDISQYRRLIGRLIYLTLSRPDIVFAVHKISQFVSKPRTLHLQAVQHLLQYLKAAPGQGIFFPTSPSLQLRAFSDADWASCADKRKSVSGYCIFLGDALVSWKAKSNPPFLDLQPRQNTEH